The genomic stretch ATGTTGGTAAAGTCAGGGCCGACGATTTCGCTATCGGCCAAAAGTGCGACATTCTGAGGCTTTTAAGGGGGGACTTCAACCGATAATTCTCCTTTCTCGAAATCCGTCATTTGGGAATCTTTGTGTGATCAATCTCTCTTTTCTGATTTCGTCTTTAAAATCGTCCTTTACCTCAATTTAGCTTGAGGTTTTAGGCTGCTCCTTGTTAGTTAAGTGCAAGGAGCAAAATGATGAAAAGTTATGTAGAACACGCCAACATGTCGGTGGTTGATGCGCAGAAAACCATTCATTTCTTAACCAGTGCGATTCCCGAATGGCGAGTACGTGGCTGAGGCAAGCTAGACAACTGGTTTGGCCGCGCGATTGAGTGGTTCCATGTTGGCGATGAACAGAGTTATATCGCCATCAGCACTGGTGGTGAGGGGGATGCCGCGAACTGGACAACGGCTTTCACTGGGGTGAAGCATATTGGCATTGTGGTACCCAATGTGGATGCGGTGGTCGAGCGACTCGCGTTGGCGGGCTACGCTTTAGATCATTGGGGTGGCGATCATCCACATCGCAAGAGCGTTTACTATCTCGAAGATCATGGTTTCCAGTTCGAATTTGTTGAGTACTTCAGTCAAGAAAGTGATCTGAAAAACGATTACACGCTATAACTAAAAATAACCGAAAGGAGAGAAACGTCATGGAGAAGGCAAGGCCGATTCAGTTGCAAGCGATTGATCACATTGTGCTGAGGGTGGTGGATCTGCCCAAGATGTTAGCATTTTATTGCGATATTTTAGGCTGTGTTGTTGAGCGTGAAGTGGCCGAGTTTGGCTTAACTCAGTTGCGAGCAGGCAGTGCACTGATTGATCTGGTCACGGTGGACAGCAAGCTCGGGCAACAAGGCGGCAGAGCACCCGAGCAAGAAGGGCGAAATCTGGATCATTTCTGTTTGCAAATCACCCCTAAAGATGAGCAAGAGATTCTCGATTTTCTGACTCTTCACGGGGTGAAGGTGGAAGATTTCGCCAATCGCTATGGCGCGCAAGGATTTGGCCGTTCCATTTACCTCTCCGATCCTGAGGGCAATACAGTTGAGCTCAAACCTCAGAACTCTTG from Vibrio vulnificus NBRC 15645 = ATCC 27562 encodes the following:
- a CDS encoding VOC family protein: MEKARPIQLQAIDHIVLRVVDLPKMLAFYCDILGCVVEREVAEFGLTQLRAGSALIDLVTVDSKLGQQGGRAPEQEGRNLDHFCLQITPKDEQEILDFLTLHGVKVEDFANRYGAQGFGRSIYLSDPEGNTVELKPQNS